CACAACGGCTCCTTCTTCAACACCCAGCGCATGATGCTGCAATACCTGAAAAACGCCTATTATATGTTCTGAATGGGAACCGAGGCCGAACATCCCCTCATCTCCCTCGCCCAGGCCTACGGCTTGGAGACGACCTATGTCGACGCGGAGGGGCGCCACCAAGAGGCCTCCCCCGAGGTCTTGCTGGCCGCGCTGCGGGTCCTCGGCGCTTCCGTCGATGCGTCGGCCGACGCGAAGGAGGCCCTGCGCGCGCGCCGGCTGGAGGAGGCCCGGCGTGCCTTGGAACCCGTGTGCGTCCATTGGCAAGACAAGCCGCTGGAGATCGAGATCACCCTTCCGGAGTCGGAAGGGAACCCTCGTCTCTTGGCCGAACTTCGCGCCGAAGGCGGCGAGCGGCGCCGCTTCGAGCTGGACCCCGAGCGGGCGGCGACGCAAGAGCGCGTGGAGGTCGAGGGTATTTTCTTTCTAAAACGTCGGTGGCGTTTCGAGGCGGCGCCGGAGCCCGGCGTGCATTCGCTCCTACTGGAGGCGCCGGGGCCCGGGCTGAAGGCCACGCTGATCAGCGCCCCGCCCCGCGCCTACGCGCCGCCTATGCCGGAAGGCCGCCGCTGGGGCCTCTTCCTCCCGCTCTACGCCCTGCACCGGGAAGCTGAGGGCGGCGCGGGGGACTTCGGCGACCTGGAGGCCCTGATGGCCTGGACCCGCGCGCAGGGCGGCCACGCCCTCGGCACCCTGCCCTTTCTCTCCAGCTTCTTGGACGAGCCCTGCGATCCCAGCCCTTACTCCCCGGTGAGCCGGCTCTTTTGGAACGAGCTTTATCTGGACCTCGAGAAGATCCCCGAGCTCGCCGCCTGTCCCGAGGCGCGGTCCCTGCTCGGCTCTCCGGAATGGCAGGCCTGGCTGAAGGGGGCGCGGCAGGCCCGGCACGTCGACTACCGAGGACAGATGGCGATGAAACGGCGGGTCCTGGAGCAACTCGCGCGGGCCTTCTTCGCCAACCCAAGCGCGCGCCGCTCGGACTTCGAAGCCTTTCGGAAAGACCACCCCCAGGCCGAGGACTACGCCCGCTTCCGAGCGACGGAGGAGAGACAGGGGACGACCTGGCCCCAATGGCCGGAGCGACTCCGCTCCGGGACCCTCGAGCCCGGCGACTTCGCGGAGGAGGCGCGGCGCTACCACCTCTATGTCCAGTGGCAGGCCGAGGTGCAGGTCGCCGCCCTCGCGCAAACTGCGCGGGACCTGGACTTAAGGCTGTACCTGGACCTCCCCTTGGGCATCCACCCACAAGGCTACGACGCCTGGCGCGAGCGGGGCCTCTTCGCTGCGGGCGTCTCGGTCGGAGCGCCGCCGGACGCGTTCTTCTCGCGCGGCCAGGATTGGGGTTTCCCGCCGCCGCTCCCCGAACGCAGCCGCGCCCAGGGCCACGCCTACTTCCGCGCCGCCCTGAGCCGCCCCTTGAGCGCCGCCGGGATGCTGCGCATCGACCACGTGATGGGCCTGCACCGCCTCTTCTGGATCCCGAAAGGCTTCTCGCCGCGGGAAGGATGCTACCTGCGCTATCCGGCGGAGGAGCTCTATGCCCTGCTCTGCCTCGAATCCCACCGGGCCCGCTGCCTCTTGGTCGGCGAGGACCTGGGCACGGTACCGCCGCAGCTGCGTCCCGCGATGGCCCGGCGCGGCCTCCTGCGCTGCCACGTCGCGTCCTTCGAGCTACGCCCGGACGGCCAAGCGCCGTTCGGTGCGGCTCCGCCCGACAGCGTCGCGAGTCTGAACACCCACGACATGCCAACCTTCGCTGGTTTTTGGGAGGGGCGCGACCTGGAGGACCGCCACGCCTTGGGCCTGATGGACGAGGTCGCCTGGGCCCAGGAGACGAGGCGACGCCGCGAACTGCGAAATGCCTTGGAGACCT
The sequence above is drawn from the Deltaproteobacteria bacterium PRO3 genome and encodes:
- the malQ gene encoding 4-alpha-glucanotransferase, translating into MGTEAEHPLISLAQAYGLETTYVDAEGRHQEASPEVLLAALRVLGASVDASADAKEALRARRLEEARRALEPVCVHWQDKPLEIEITLPESEGNPRLLAELRAEGGERRRFELDPERAATQERVEVEGIFFLKRRWRFEAAPEPGVHSLLLEAPGPGLKATLISAPPRAYAPPMPEGRRWGLFLPLYALHREAEGGAGDFGDLEALMAWTRAQGGHALGTLPFLSSFLDEPCDPSPYSPVSRLFWNELYLDLEKIPELAACPEARSLLGSPEWQAWLKGARQARHVDYRGQMAMKRRVLEQLARAFFANPSARRSDFEAFRKDHPQAEDYARFRATEERQGTTWPQWPERLRSGTLEPGDFAEEARRYHLYVQWQAEVQVAALAQTARDLDLRLYLDLPLGIHPQGYDAWRERGLFAAGVSVGAPPDAFFSRGQDWGFPPPLPERSRAQGHAYFRAALSRPLSAAGMLRIDHVMGLHRLFWIPKGFSPREGCYLRYPAEELYALLCLESHRARCLLVGEDLGTVPPQLRPAMARRGLLRCHVASFELRPDGQAPFGAAPPDSVASLNTHDMPTFAGFWEGRDLEDRHALGLMDEVAWAQETRRRRELRNALETYFGSGEAERDSSHLQALLHGCLRHLAASEAAWLLINLEDLWGEPKPQNVPGTSWERPNWLRKAVYSLEKFETLPQVLEVLREVRRLRP